CCGGACGCCAAAGCAGCTCCTCAGCCCGCCCTTCTTGTACCGGCTCCACGAGCGCTTGGAGGTCCTCATGAGGTCTTTGAAGAGACGCGCGAGGATGCTTTCTTTAGCCGCCAGTGCCGAGTTGCTGGGGTCGGAGGAGTCCCATGGGTGCTCATCTGGAGCTCCGTACACCGACTTATCTGTGTTTCCATccttcccctccacctccatctcGTCCGACGAATAATACGGCGCGGCGTCGACCTCTTCTTCTAAAAGCTGCTTCAAACtctgagggaaaagagaagacGGAAAGTGTAAACTCTGACACTCCcaacactgtaaatattcagAGCAGTCCAGGTAACTTCATACACAGGAGACATACAGTGATACAGGCTACAGTGATGTGGGAGCAGTTCACAGGTATACCATACtgactttattttacaggaCAGGTAAACTTACCTGTAGATCAGAGACAGGTTTCGCTCCAACGACATTAAGcagtaaaagcagaaataaacagcaaacGGAGACGTTGgagttcattttcttttgtagttttcTCTTTGTACTATTATTCTTCTTTTGCTATACAGACTAGCTGGTGTGTGAGCCCGGGCTCTTCTGTGTCGCTCTCCAGCGGTGGGCAGGTGCTGCATTTATACCCGACCTGATTCCGTCACAGGGTCTGAGAAAATTAACGAGGCGTGACTAATGCTCCTCCACGTGGGAGTACAGGCTAACCTGACAGCTGGTAATCAGGAGTGGACGCATTCCAA
The window above is part of the Lates calcarifer isolate ASB-BC8 unplaced genomic scaffold, TLL_Latcal_v3 _unitig_920_quiver_1493, whole genome shotgun sequence genome. Proteins encoded here:
- the LOC108880355 gene encoding C-type natriuretic peptide 3, encoding MNSNVSVCCLFLLLLLNVVGAKPVSDLQSLKQLLEEEVDAAPYYSSDEMEVEGKDGNTDKSVYGAPDEHPWDSSDPSNSALAAKESILARLFKDLMRTSKRSWSRYKKGGLRSCFGVRLERIGSFSGLGC